One Streptomyces sp. NBC_00554 DNA segment encodes these proteins:
- a CDS encoding bi-domain-containing oxidoreductase produces the protein MKQVVQNYKSGELAVLDVPVPGCKPGGVLVRTAYSLISTGTELMKVSEAGMSMLGKARSRPDQVAKVMQSVATNGVPATYRKVMGKLDSYTPLGYSLCGVVEQVGTGIDDVKVGDLVACAGNEHALHAELNWVPKNLYTPVPDGLAPRHAAFGTVGSIAMQGVRQGEPQLGEVALVIGLGLIGQLVVQLLAAAGVRVVGVDPDPVRCELAERLGAAACGDPASAAVEAAVAELTDGHGVDQVYLAAGGGSNQPVELAARLCRDRGRVVDIGKCRLDLPWNAYYEKELDVRFSRSYGPGRYDPAYELEGRDYPIGYVRWTERRNLACFLDLLARGSVDVEPLVSHVADFDDAVETYQRLKDGELKAVAVLFRYPEHTGEAEAPVVAVPAVNVKPNPTRAAKTPVRLAFVGAGNYATSMLLPHLAQREGVELSTVVTTTALSAANAQRKFGFAEATTDLDAVLGDKSIDAVFVVTRHSSHAELTRQALLAGKTVFVEKPLALTEDELAGVLAAVEESGNDRLQVGFNRRFAPLLQEAKKRFGARTGPASLRYLVNAGLLGHGSWYLQQGTEGSRFAGEGGHFIDTASWLLEADPVSVYAVATAGNEDLQVVLRYPDGSTATISYVTTGAASFPKETLDLVADGKVLRLDDFVRASVYGRKRWVSSRLPKTRDKGQNAELAAFIKAVRTGGPMPVPLESLVATTAATLAVQTGLVGGAPVTLARAR, from the coding sequence GTGAAGCAGGTCGTACAGAACTACAAGAGCGGCGAGCTGGCGGTGCTCGACGTTCCGGTACCGGGGTGCAAGCCGGGCGGTGTCCTTGTCCGCACCGCCTACTCGCTGATATCCACCGGGACCGAGCTCATGAAGGTGTCCGAGGCCGGCATGTCGATGCTGGGCAAGGCCCGCTCCCGGCCGGACCAGGTGGCCAAGGTCATGCAGAGCGTGGCCACCAACGGGGTGCCCGCCACCTACCGCAAGGTGATGGGCAAGCTCGACTCCTACACGCCGCTGGGCTACTCGCTGTGCGGGGTGGTCGAGCAGGTCGGCACCGGGATCGACGACGTGAAGGTCGGCGACCTCGTGGCCTGCGCCGGCAACGAGCACGCGCTGCACGCCGAGCTGAACTGGGTGCCGAAGAACCTCTACACCCCGGTTCCGGACGGCCTCGCGCCGCGGCACGCGGCCTTCGGCACCGTCGGGTCGATCGCGATGCAGGGTGTGCGCCAGGGCGAGCCGCAGCTCGGCGAGGTGGCCCTTGTCATCGGCCTCGGTCTGATCGGGCAGCTGGTGGTGCAGCTCCTCGCCGCCGCGGGGGTCCGCGTCGTCGGCGTCGACCCCGACCCGGTGCGCTGCGAGCTCGCCGAGCGCCTGGGCGCCGCGGCCTGCGGCGATCCCGCGTCCGCGGCCGTCGAGGCCGCCGTCGCCGAACTCACCGACGGTCACGGCGTGGACCAGGTGTATCTGGCCGCCGGCGGGGGCAGCAACCAGCCCGTCGAGCTGGCCGCCCGGCTCTGCCGGGACCGCGGCCGGGTCGTCGACATCGGCAAGTGCCGCCTGGACCTGCCGTGGAACGCGTACTACGAGAAAGAGCTCGACGTCCGGTTCTCGCGCTCGTACGGCCCCGGGCGCTACGACCCGGCGTACGAGCTCGAGGGGCGGGACTACCCGATCGGCTATGTGCGCTGGACCGAGCGCCGCAACCTGGCGTGCTTCCTCGATCTCCTCGCCCGCGGCAGCGTCGACGTGGAGCCCCTGGTCTCCCACGTCGCCGACTTCGACGACGCCGTCGAGACGTACCAGCGCCTGAAGGACGGCGAGTTGAAGGCCGTGGCCGTGCTGTTCCGGTACCCCGAACATACGGGGGAGGCGGAGGCTCCGGTGGTGGCCGTGCCCGCGGTGAACGTGAAGCCGAATCCGACCCGGGCCGCCAAGACGCCCGTACGGCTCGCGTTCGTCGGCGCGGGAAACTACGCGACGTCGATGCTGCTGCCGCACCTGGCACAGCGCGAAGGTGTCGAGTTGTCGACCGTCGTCACCACGACGGCACTGTCCGCGGCCAACGCACAGCGGAAGTTCGGCTTCGCCGAGGCGACCACCGACCTCGACGCCGTACTCGGCGACAAGTCCATCGACGCGGTGTTCGTGGTCACCCGGCACAGCTCGCACGCCGAACTGACCCGGCAGGCCCTCCTGGCCGGCAAGACGGTGTTCGTGGAGAAGCCCCTGGCTCTCACCGAGGACGAGCTGGCCGGAGTGCTCGCGGCGGTGGAGGAGTCCGGCAACGACCGGCTGCAGGTGGGCTTCAACCGCCGGTTCGCGCCGCTGCTCCAGGAGGCGAAGAAGCGGTTCGGCGCCCGGACCGGTCCGGCGAGTCTCCGCTACCTGGTCAACGCGGGCCTCCTCGGGCACGGCAGCTGGTACCTCCAACAAGGCACGGAGGGCTCGCGGTTCGCCGGCGAGGGCGGACACTTCATCGACACGGCGAGCTGGCTGCTCGAGGCCGACCCGGTCTCGGTGTACGCGGTAGCCACGGCCGGCAACGAGGACCTGCAGGTCGTGCTGCGCTACCCGGACGGGTCCACCGCCACCATCAGTTACGTCACCACCGGCGCGGCGAGCTTCCCCAAGGAGACGCTGGACCTGGTCGCGGACGGCAAGGTGCTGCGGCTCGACGACTTCGTCCGCGCCAGTGTGTACGGCCGCAAGCGGTGGGTCAGTTCGCGGCTGCCCAAGACCCGGGACAAGGGCCAGAACGCCGAACTGGCCGCGTTCATCAAGGCGGTGCGGACCGGCGGGCCGATGCCGGTGCCGCTGGAGTCGCTGGTCGCCACCACGGCGGCCACCCTCGCCGTGCAGACAGGCCTGGTCGGCGGCGCGCCGGTGACGCTGGCGAGGGCACGATGA